A single window of Streptomyces aquilus DNA harbors:
- a CDS encoding carbohydrate ABC transporter permease, producing MTAVIDKPAGTPRRWAAPPRPTWEEEPSRAGLAAKGIALSFACLAILFPLWIVVVTSLSSRRTINEAGGLVLVPKDVTFIAYQELLSGGQVTRAALVSIFVTLFGTLFSMTVSVLCAYGLSRSGTLGHRWILMTLLATMFFSAGLIPTYLLVQSLGLTDSYLALILPSAISVFNILVLRGFFMGISQELIDSARIDGAGDIRILLRIVMPLSRAVLAVITLFYAVGYWSAWFNASLYLNQQDMMPLQNVMIQLVQRQEAPVGLGQAIKTGQLSGLAVQMAVMVMALLPVAVLSPFVQRHFKKGMLTGAVKG from the coding sequence GTGACCGCCGTCATCGACAAACCGGCCGGCACACCGCGCCGCTGGGCCGCCCCGCCCCGGCCCACCTGGGAGGAGGAGCCCTCCAGGGCCGGCCTCGCGGCCAAGGGCATCGCCCTGTCCTTCGCCTGCCTGGCGATCCTCTTCCCGCTGTGGATCGTGGTCGTCACCAGCCTGTCCTCGCGCAGGACCATCAACGAGGCGGGCGGCCTGGTGCTGGTGCCCAAGGACGTCACCTTCATCGCCTACCAGGAGCTGCTCAGCGGCGGCCAGGTCACCCGCGCCGCCCTGGTCAGCATCTTCGTCACCCTGTTCGGCACGCTGTTCTCGATGACGGTGTCCGTCCTGTGCGCCTACGGCCTCTCCCGCAGCGGGACCCTCGGCCACCGCTGGATCCTGATGACGCTGCTGGCGACCATGTTCTTCAGCGCCGGCCTCATCCCCACCTATCTGCTGGTGCAGTCCCTCGGCCTGACCGACAGCTATCTCGCGCTGATCCTTCCGAGCGCGATCAGCGTCTTCAACATCCTGGTGCTGCGCGGCTTCTTCATGGGGATCTCGCAGGAACTCATCGACAGCGCGCGCATCGACGGCGCCGGGGACATCAGGATCCTGCTGCGGATCGTCATGCCGCTGTCGCGGGCGGTCCTCGCGGTGATCACGCTGTTCTACGCCGTCGGGTACTGGAGCGCCTGGTTCAACGCGTCGCTGTACCTGAACCAGCAGGACATGATGCCGCTCCAGAACGTCATGATCCAGCTGGTGCAGCGCCAGGAGGCGCCGGTCGGTCTGGGCCAGGCCATCAAGACGGGGCAGCTGTCGGGGCTGGCCGTCCAGATGGCGGTCATGGTGATGGCGTTGCTGCCGGTGGCGGTGCTGTCGCCGTTCGTGCAGCGGCATTTCAAGAAGGGCATGTTGACCGGCGCGGTGAAGGGCTGA
- a CDS encoding extracellular solute-binding protein: MTPNATSASSGSSRRSFLASTAVATAAVAGGMPLLAACGGSEGGSREGTTSGKNAKKILPAYVASNVVQPDIPSKNGSAMGFTSKLDVAGLKTSVPKKLGKGGKVTVMSPFWGSPPKQGNPYYTSMNDLIGVDVEWRNQDGNTYDQKLGAVLASSDVPDMVVVPGWNMMGKIPSAIISKFADLGPYLSGDKIKEYPNLAAIPSDAWQRSIFGGKLRGLPMPAGYVGNIVPLYRQDIFEKEGYEIPRSADDFMALCKDITNARAKRWACGDMKWTAFSNFGVLGGGEKPLWWNLVDGKLINRIETPQYLEAIEWTRKLFAAKVVHPNFELGKGQIGDPAPMFAAGEFLIWNNDISNWYGQQASLATQNPDVKVWGMDIWGHDGGNPTLYATMPANIFAFINKKASESVIRDALAVANVTAAPYGTKEWMMTNYGVEGTHYTLKDGVPVKTDKGNNEVINAYVMVASPAATIAHPDLPDYTRAMVEWQQRMGAFTKKSSFWGLQITEPSRYTNLATDFEQLEDDIIRGHKKISDMQQAISDWKSKGGDKLRDWYKKLLDENGSAAG, from the coding sequence ATGACGCCGAACGCCACTTCTGCCTCCTCCGGGTCAAGCCGGAGAAGCTTCCTCGCCTCCACGGCGGTCGCCACCGCAGCGGTGGCCGGGGGGATGCCGCTCCTCGCCGCCTGCGGCGGTTCGGAGGGTGGCTCGCGCGAGGGCACCACCTCGGGCAAGAACGCCAAGAAGATCCTCCCGGCGTACGTGGCCAGCAACGTCGTGCAGCCGGACATCCCGTCCAAGAACGGCTCGGCGATGGGCTTCACGTCCAAGCTCGACGTCGCCGGCCTCAAGACCTCGGTCCCCAAGAAGCTCGGCAAGGGCGGCAAGGTCACCGTCATGTCGCCGTTCTGGGGCTCGCCGCCCAAGCAGGGCAACCCCTACTACACGTCGATGAACGACCTGATCGGCGTCGACGTCGAGTGGCGCAACCAGGACGGCAACACCTACGACCAGAAACTCGGCGCGGTCCTCGCCTCCAGCGACGTCCCGGACATGGTGGTCGTCCCCGGCTGGAACATGATGGGCAAGATACCGAGCGCCATCATCAGCAAGTTCGCCGATCTCGGCCCGTACCTGTCCGGGGACAAGATCAAGGAGTACCCCAACCTCGCGGCGATCCCCAGCGACGCCTGGCAGCGCTCCATCTTCGGCGGCAAGCTGCGGGGCCTGCCGATGCCCGCCGGGTACGTCGGCAACATCGTGCCGCTCTACCGCCAGGACATCTTCGAGAAGGAGGGCTACGAAATCCCGCGGTCCGCCGACGATTTCATGGCCCTGTGCAAGGACATCACCAACGCCCGGGCCAAGCGGTGGGCCTGCGGCGACATGAAGTGGACCGCGTTCAGCAACTTCGGGGTGCTCGGGGGCGGTGAGAAGCCGCTGTGGTGGAACCTCGTCGACGGCAAGCTCATCAACCGCATCGAGACCCCGCAGTACCTGGAAGCCATCGAGTGGACGCGGAAGCTGTTCGCCGCCAAGGTCGTCCACCCCAACTTCGAGCTGGGCAAGGGCCAGATCGGCGACCCGGCCCCCATGTTCGCCGCCGGCGAGTTCCTGATCTGGAACAACGACATCTCCAACTGGTACGGGCAGCAGGCCTCGTTGGCGACCCAGAACCCCGACGTCAAGGTCTGGGGCATGGACATCTGGGGCCACGACGGCGGGAACCCGACGCTGTACGCCACGATGCCGGCCAACATCTTCGCCTTCATCAACAAGAAGGCCTCCGAGTCCGTCATCCGCGACGCGCTGGCGGTCGCCAACGTCACCGCGGCGCCGTACGGCACCAAGGAGTGGATGATGACCAACTACGGTGTCGAGGGCACCCACTACACGCTCAAGGACGGCGTGCCGGTCAAGACCGACAAGGGCAACAACGAGGTCATCAACGCCTACGTCATGGTCGCGAGCCCCGCGGCGACCATCGCCCACCCGGACCTCCCGGACTACACCCGGGCCATGGTCGAGTGGCAGCAGCGGATGGGCGCCTTCACCAAGAAGTCCTCGTTCTGGGGCCTCCAGATCACCGAGCCCTCCCGCTACACCAACCTCGCCACCGACTTCGAGCAGCTCGAGGACGACATCATCCGCGGGCACAAGAAGATCAGCGACATGCAGCAGGCCATCTCCGACTGGAAGAGCAAGGGCGGCGACAAGCTGCGCGACTGGTACAAGAAGCTGCTCGACGAGAACGGTTCCGCGGCGGGCTGA
- a CDS encoding ABC transporter permease — protein sequence MSHSTVPRSSAEASTPVKTAAASGDAAGPREKRVTGRLSLRQRFRRDRVLILMTLPAILLLLVFNYLPILGNIVAFQDYDPYISDNGIVSILHSPFVGLENFQRMFEDSAFWNAVENTLVLFFVQLLLFFPIPVLLALLINSVVRPRVRAVAQAVLYLPHFFSWVLVIAVFQQMFGGAGMLSQLLRQNGHDGLNIMTNPDTFPFLLTAQSVWKDAGWGIIVFLAALASVSPDLYEAAAMDGAGRWRRMWHITLPALRPVIALLLVLRVGDALTVGFEQILLQRDGVGPGAGEVLDTFVWWNGVRNQDFGYAAAAGLVKGVVSIGLVLAANKVAHLMGEQGVYQK from the coding sequence GTGTCGCACAGCACGGTGCCTCGGAGCAGCGCCGAGGCCAGCACACCGGTGAAGACCGCGGCGGCGTCCGGCGACGCCGCCGGCCCCCGGGAGAAACGAGTCACGGGCAGACTGAGCCTGCGGCAGAGGTTCCGACGCGACCGCGTCCTGATCCTCATGACGCTGCCGGCCATCCTGCTCCTCCTGGTCTTCAACTACCTGCCCATCCTCGGCAACATCGTCGCCTTCCAGGACTACGACCCGTACATCAGCGACAACGGCATCGTCTCCATCCTGCACAGCCCCTTCGTGGGCCTGGAGAACTTCCAGCGGATGTTCGAGGACTCCGCGTTCTGGAACGCCGTCGAGAACACGCTGGTGCTGTTCTTCGTGCAGCTCCTGCTGTTCTTCCCGATCCCGGTCCTGCTCGCGCTGCTCATCAACAGCGTGGTCAGGCCCCGGGTGCGGGCCGTGGCGCAGGCCGTCCTGTACCTGCCGCACTTCTTCTCCTGGGTGCTGGTCATCGCCGTCTTCCAGCAGATGTTCGGCGGCGCGGGAATGCTCTCCCAGCTGCTGCGGCAGAACGGCCACGACGGCCTGAACATCATGACCAACCCGGACACCTTCCCCTTCCTGCTCACCGCCCAGAGCGTGTGGAAGGACGCCGGGTGGGGGATCATCGTCTTCCTCGCCGCGCTCGCCTCGGTCAGCCCGGACCTGTACGAGGCCGCCGCGATGGACGGCGCCGGACGCTGGCGCCGCATGTGGCACATCACGCTGCCCGCCCTGCGGCCGGTGATCGCCCTGCTGCTGGTGCTGCGCGTCGGCGACGCCCTGACCGTCGGCTTCGAGCAGATCCTGCTGCAACGCGACGGCGTCGGACCGGGCGCCGGAGAGGTCCTCGACACCTTCGTGTGGTGGAACGGCGTCCGCAACCAGGACTTCGGCTACGCGGCCGCCGCGGGCCTGGTCAAGGGCGTGGTCAGCATCGGGCTGGTCCTCGCCGCGAACAAGGTGGCCCATCTCATGGGCGAGCAGGGGGTGTACCAGAAGTGA
- a CDS encoding glycoside hydrolase family 3 C-terminal domain-containing protein, whose amino-acid sequence MTAQTPPTPPFRDPQLPIAKRIDDLLSRLTLDEKTAFLHQFTPAVERLGIAAFRTGQEALHGVAWMGPATVFPQAVGLGATWNTDLVRRVGDAVSKEVRAMRARDDRVGLNVWSPTVNLLRHPLWGRNEEGYSEDPKLTSAIATAYTHGLRGDHPTYWRTAPVLKHWLAHNNETDRSTSSSSVRPRVLHEYDLRAFRETVEAGAVAGVMPAYNLVNGRPNHVSPYLREQLRAWTDEDLLVCSDASAPSNLVDSEHYFDTHEEATAASLLAGVDSFTDHGTDSSQMIERIKGAYEQGLLSEADIDMAVRRQLSVRFRLGEFDGYDEPGAYDTPRHRALAQEAAEQAIVLLRNDGVLPLAPDIRLAVVGLLADECKLDWYSGTLIHRSTPLEGLYERFGAERVEFAEGVDRVLLKTSTGAFVHVPAADADDEVRGAEGALDPALLAGRTDLPPLTTDATGTELALVDWGEDLLTLRAPDGRYLSVAEDGYVRAAADQPGGWVVQETFRLEPHENGHLLRHVGTGRHVSVAADGVKVADENAEISEPPEIFELIVVERGADAVARVAAEADVVLVVAGNDPHLNGRETEDRTTLALPAHQERLLRAARTANPNTVLTLVSAYPYAVDTGSLRAALWTAHAGQAAGTALARVLAGDVSPAGRLPQTWYADDADLPDLLDYDVIGGRQTYLYFEGTPLFPFGHGLSYASFAYADLNSRAGEAALHVSFTVTNTGDVTADEVAQLYTRAADPSVPRPRRALAAHRRVTLTPGETVTLEFEVPLSELEFWDVAQGRARLEPGPYELLVGASSEDIRLRTTVVLDGEPGGPRPVTERGLDGADFDEQSGAEIVDRTKTAGDAVTPAPGRTAELLYRACDFGPGVTEVTVSVAGEGTVEVSLDGGATSVALSPKAPTSGPYDYVTLTAELTASGVHDVRLRLRGPLRLARVGFSG is encoded by the coding sequence GTGACCGCACAGACGCCGCCCACGCCGCCTTTCCGAGATCCGCAGCTGCCGATCGCGAAGCGCATCGACGATCTGCTGTCCCGGCTCACCCTGGACGAGAAGACCGCGTTCCTGCACCAGTTCACGCCCGCCGTGGAGCGCCTCGGCATCGCCGCGTTCCGCACCGGCCAGGAGGCACTGCACGGCGTGGCCTGGATGGGCCCGGCGACGGTGTTCCCGCAGGCGGTCGGCCTCGGCGCGACCTGGAACACCGATCTCGTACGACGGGTCGGCGACGCGGTGTCGAAGGAGGTCCGCGCGATGCGGGCCCGCGACGACCGGGTGGGCCTCAACGTCTGGTCCCCGACCGTCAATCTCCTCCGCCACCCCCTGTGGGGCCGCAACGAGGAGGGCTACTCGGAGGACCCGAAGCTGACCTCCGCGATCGCCACCGCGTACACCCACGGCCTGCGCGGCGACCACCCCACGTACTGGCGCACGGCCCCCGTCCTCAAGCACTGGCTGGCCCACAACAACGAGACCGACCGGTCCACTTCGTCGAGTTCGGTGCGCCCGCGCGTGCTGCACGAGTACGACCTGCGCGCCTTCCGGGAGACGGTCGAGGCGGGCGCGGTGGCCGGCGTGATGCCCGCGTACAACCTGGTCAACGGCCGCCCCAACCACGTCAGTCCGTACCTGCGCGAGCAGCTGCGGGCCTGGACGGACGAGGACCTGCTGGTCTGCTCGGACGCGAGCGCGCCCTCCAACCTGGTCGATTCCGAGCACTACTTCGACACCCACGAGGAGGCCACGGCCGCCTCGCTGCTGGCCGGCGTCGACAGCTTCACCGACCACGGCACGGACAGCTCGCAGATGATCGAACGGATCAAGGGGGCTTACGAACAGGGCCTGTTGAGCGAGGCCGACATCGACATGGCGGTCCGCCGCCAGCTCTCGGTCCGGTTCCGGCTCGGCGAGTTCGACGGCTACGACGAGCCGGGCGCGTACGACACCCCCAGGCACCGCGCCCTCGCCCAGGAGGCGGCCGAGCAGGCGATCGTTCTCCTGCGCAACGACGGGGTGCTGCCGCTCGCGCCCGACATCCGCCTCGCCGTGGTCGGTCTGCTCGCCGACGAGTGCAAACTCGACTGGTACAGCGGCACGTTGATCCATCGCTCCACTCCGCTGGAGGGCCTGTACGAGCGGTTCGGCGCCGAGCGCGTGGAGTTCGCGGAGGGCGTGGACCGGGTCCTGCTCAAGACGTCGACCGGCGCCTTTGTCCACGTCCCGGCCGCGGACGCCGACGACGAGGTGCGCGGCGCCGAGGGCGCCCTCGACCCGGCGCTGCTCGCGGGCCGCACCGACCTGCCGCCGCTGACCACGGACGCGACCGGCACCGAACTCGCCCTCGTCGACTGGGGCGAGGACCTGCTGACCCTGCGCGCCCCCGACGGCCGCTATCTCTCGGTGGCCGAGGACGGCTACGTCCGCGCCGCCGCCGACCAGCCCGGGGGCTGGGTCGTCCAGGAGACGTTCCGGCTCGAACCCCATGAGAACGGACACCTCCTCCGGCATGTCGGCACGGGTCGCCACGTCTCTGTTGCCGCCGACGGAGTAAAGGTTGCCGATGAGAACGCGGAAATCTCCGAGCCGCCGGAGATCTTCGAGCTGATCGTCGTCGAGCGGGGTGCGGACGCGGTGGCCCGGGTCGCCGCCGAGGCCGACGTGGTCCTCGTGGTCGCGGGCAACGACCCGCATCTCAACGGCCGTGAGACCGAGGACCGTACGACCCTCGCGCTCCCCGCCCACCAGGAGCGGCTGCTGCGCGCCGCCCGCACCGCCAACCCGAACACGGTGCTGACCCTGGTCTCCGCCTACCCGTACGCCGTCGACACCGGCTCACTGCGCGCCGCGCTCTGGACGGCCCACGCCGGCCAGGCCGCGGGCACCGCCCTGGCCCGGGTCCTCGCCGGCGACGTCTCCCCCGCGGGCCGCCTCCCGCAGACCTGGTACGCGGACGACGCCGACCTGCCGGACCTGCTCGACTACGACGTGATCGGCGGCCGGCAGACGTACCTGTACTTCGAGGGCACCCCCCTGTTCCCGTTCGGCCACGGGCTGTCGTACGCGTCGTTCGCGTACGCGGATCTGAACTCCCGTGCGGGGGAAGCGGCGTTGCACGTGTCCTTCACGGTCACGAACACCGGTGACGTGACCGCCGACGAGGTCGCCCAGCTCTACACCCGGGCCGCGGACCCGTCCGTGCCGCGCCCTCGTCGCGCGCTGGCCGCGCACCGCCGGGTGACGCTGACGCCGGGCGAGACGGTGACCCTGGAGTTCGAAGTCCCCCTGTCGGAGCTGGAGTTCTGGGACGTGGCCCAGGGCCGCGCACGTCTCGAACCCGGGCCGTACGAGCTGCTGGTGGGCGCGTCGAGCGAGGACATCAGGCTGCGGACGACGGTCGTCCTGGACGGCGAGCCGGGCGGCCCGCGTCCGGTGACCGAACGCGGCCTGGACGGGGCGGACTTCGACGAGCAGAGCGGCGCCGAGATCGTCGACCGTACGAAGACGGCGGGCGACGCGGTGACCCCGGCGCCGGGCCGGACGGCCGAACTGCTCTACCGCGCCTGCGACTTCGGGCCGGGCGTCACGGAGGTGACGGTGAGCGTGGCGGGCGAGGGCACGGTGGAGGTGTCGCTGGACGGCGGCGCGACCTCGGTCGCGCTCTCGCCGAAGGCGCCCACGTCAGGACCGTACGACTACGTGACGCTCACGGCGGAGCTGACCGCCTCCGGTGTGCACGACGTCCGTCTCAGGCTGCGCGGCCCGTTGCGGCTCGCGCGGGTCGGCTTCTCCGGTTGA
- a CDS encoding aldehyde dehydrogenase family protein — MTSTTAFWLAGRQVTGEDSFDVTSPWDGRVVGTVSVPSDAQTEEAVAAAYAVRDEFAATPAHVRAAALDHVSRRLVERTEEIAQLISAENGKPIKWARGEVGRAVSVFRFAAEEARRFNGGEAQRLDTDLGGQGRLALTRRFPKGVVLGIAPFNFPLNLCAHKIAPAIAAGAPIILKPAPATPLSGLIIGDLLAETELPAGSWSILPVPNDRMPALVQDERLPVISFTGSEKVGYAIMDSVPRKHCTLELGGNGAAVVLGDFASDADLDWAATRIATFSNYQGGQSCISVQRVIVDASVHDRLLPRIVAAVEAQVTGDPSDDKTDVGPLVSEDAAKRVEAWVKEAVEAGATLLTGGDRDGASYAPTVLADVPADTTISCEEVFGPVLTVQKVDGEDAAFAAVNDSKYGLQAGVFTHDLQAAFRAHRALEVGGVVIGDVPSYRADQMPYGGAKQSGVGREGVKFAMDDYTYERVLVLTGLAL, encoded by the coding sequence ATGACTTCCACCACCGCCTTCTGGCTCGCCGGCCGCCAGGTCACCGGCGAGGACAGCTTCGACGTCACCTCGCCCTGGGACGGCCGGGTCGTCGGCACGGTGAGCGTGCCGAGCGACGCGCAGACCGAGGAGGCCGTCGCCGCCGCGTACGCCGTACGGGACGAGTTCGCCGCCACCCCGGCGCACGTCCGCGCCGCCGCCCTCGACCACGTCAGCCGGCGGCTCGTCGAGCGCACCGAGGAGATCGCGCAGCTCATCTCCGCGGAGAACGGCAAGCCGATCAAGTGGGCCCGCGGCGAGGTCGGCCGGGCCGTGTCCGTGTTCCGGTTCGCGGCCGAGGAGGCCCGGCGCTTCAACGGCGGCGAGGCCCAGCGCCTCGACACCGACCTCGGCGGTCAGGGCCGGCTCGCGCTCACCCGGCGCTTCCCGAAGGGCGTCGTCCTCGGCATCGCGCCCTTCAACTTCCCGCTGAACCTGTGCGCCCACAAGATCGCCCCGGCGATCGCGGCCGGTGCGCCGATCATCCTCAAGCCCGCCCCGGCCACCCCGCTCTCCGGCCTGATCATCGGCGACCTGCTCGCCGAGACCGAGCTGCCGGCCGGGTCCTGGAGCATCCTCCCGGTGCCGAACGACCGGATGCCGGCCCTCGTCCAGGACGAGCGCCTGCCGGTCATCTCCTTCACCGGCTCCGAGAAGGTCGGCTACGCGATCATGGACTCGGTGCCGCGCAAGCACTGCACCCTGGAGCTGGGCGGCAACGGCGCGGCCGTCGTCCTCGGTGACTTCGCCTCCGACGCGGACCTCGACTGGGCCGCCACCCGTATCGCCACCTTCTCCAACTACCAGGGCGGCCAGTCCTGCATCTCGGTGCAGCGGGTCATCGTCGACGCGTCCGTCCACGACCGGCTGCTGCCGCGTATCGTCGCCGCCGTCGAGGCCCAGGTCACCGGTGACCCGAGCGACGACAAGACCGACGTCGGCCCGCTGGTCAGCGAGGACGCCGCCAAGCGCGTCGAGGCGTGGGTGAAGGAGGCCGTCGAGGCCGGCGCCACCCTGCTCACCGGCGGCGACCGCGACGGCGCCTCCTACGCGCCGACGGTCCTCGCCGACGTGCCGGCCGACACGACGATCTCCTGCGAGGAGGTCTTCGGACCCGTCCTCACCGTGCAGAAGGTGGACGGCGAGGACGCGGCGTTCGCGGCCGTCAACGACTCCAAGTACGGCCTCCAGGCGGGCGTGTTCACCCACGACCTCCAGGCCGCCTTCCGCGCCCACCGCGCCCTTGAGGTCGGCGGCGTCGTGATCGGCGACGTGCCCTCCTACCGCGCCGACCAGATGCCGTACGGCGGCGCCAAGCAGTCCGGTGTGGGCCGCGAGGGCGTGAAGTTCGCGATGGACGACTACACCTACGAGCGGGTGCTGGTGCTCACCGGCCTCGCGCTCTGA